A segment of the Oncorhynchus keta strain PuntledgeMale-10-30-2019 unplaced genomic scaffold, Oket_V2 Un_contig_7634_pilon_pilon, whole genome shotgun sequence genome:
gatggataaccagctggtcattataatgagatggataacacaactgactggtcattataatgagatggataacacaactgactggtcattataatgagatggataacacaactgactggtcattataatgagatggataacacaactgactggtcattataatgagatggataacacaactgactggtcattataattataacacaactgactggtcattggataacacaactgactggtcattataatgagatggataacacaactgactggtcattataatgaggtggataacacaactgactggtcattataatgagatggataacacaactgactggtcattataatgagatggataacacaactgactggtcattataattggataacacaactgactggtcattataatgagatggataacacaactgactggtcattataatgaggtggataacacaactgactggtcattataatgagatggataacacaactgactggtcattatactgactggtcattataatgagatggataacacaactgactggtcattataatgagatggataacacaactgactggtcattataatgaggtggataacacaactgactggtcattataatgagatggataacacaactgactggtcattataatgaggtggataacacaactgactggtcattataatgagatggataacacaactgactggtcattataatgaggtggataacacaactgactggtcattataatgaggtggataacacaactgactggtcattataatgagatggataacacaactgactggtcattataatgaggtggataacacaactgactggtcattataatgagatggataacacaactgactggtcattataatgagatggataacacaactgactggtcattataatgagatggataacacaactgactggtcattataatgagatggataacacaactgactggtcattataatgaggtggataacacaactgactggtcattatgatgagatggataacacaactgactggtcattataatgagatggataacacaactgactggtcattataatgaggtggataacacaactgactggtcattataatgagatggataacacaactgactggtcattatcattggatacacaactgactggtcattataatgaggtggataacacaactgactggtcattataatgaggtggataacacaactgactggtcattataatgaggtggataacacaactgactggtcattataatgaggtggataacacaactgactggtcattataatgaggtggataacacaactgactggtcattataatgaggtggataacacaactgactggtcattataatgaggtggataacacaactgactggtcattataatgaggtggataacacaactgactggtcattataatgaggtggataacacaactgactggtcattatgactggtcattataatgaggtggataacaactgactggtcattataaacacaactgactggtcattataatgagatggataacacaactgactggtcattataatatggataacacaactgactggtcattataatgagatggataacacaactgactggtcattataatgagatggataacacaactgactggtcattatacacaactgactggtcattatactgactgatgatggataacacaactgactggtcattataatgaggtggataacacaactgactggtcattataatgagatggataacacaactgactggtcattataatgaggtggataacacaactgactggtctgGTCATGACTGGTCAttgaggtggataacacaactggctggtcattataatgaggtggataacacaactgactggtcattataatgagatggataacacaactgactggtcattataatgagatggataacacaactgactggtcattataatgagatggataacacaactgactggtcattataatgaggtggataacacaatctgactggtcattataatgaggtggataacacaactgactggtcattataatgaggtggataacacaatctgactggtcattataatgaaaTGGTCCTTCtgagatggtccttctgtagctcagttggtagagcatggcgcttgtgggttcgattcccgggaccacccatacgtagaatgtatgcacacatgactgtaagtcgctttggataaaagcgtctgctaaatggcatatatatatagacagtagatctagctggtctgtcataatataatcaatataatcgagacagtagatctagctggactgtcataatataatattatattattatattaactgACTGGTACATGGCAttatattctctctctgtcttgctctctgtttctctctctctctctctctctctgtttctctctctctctctctctctctctctctctctctctctctctctctctctctctctctctctctctccctggagatgtgtgtgttaacagtacatctgtctctcctcagcaTGGTGAAGTGGATCGAGGACGGGGTACCTGAGGACCCCTTCCTGAACCCTGAGCTCATGAAGAACAACCCCTGGGTGGAAAAGGGAAAGTGTGTCCTGTTGTAGACGACTACCACCCTGACCCTgccatgacctctgaccccagCCTGGTGGGGCATGGCAGGACAGCACTCCCCCCACCATGAATGTACAACAGCTGATGTCCAGCCCCCCTGCTAGTTTCAGCCACGTTGATGCATCACAGATTACCTTTCATATTCATGTTGATGTTGAATTGGAGTGTATTTATGCAGCCAGTCACTcacacagtcactcactcagtcactcactcagtcactcactcagtcactcactcagtcacagtcagtcactcactcactcactcagccagtcagtcagccagccagccagtctgtcagtcagccagtcagccagtcagtcagccagtcagtcagccagtcagccagccagccagtcagccagtcagccagccagccagtcagtcagccagccagccagtcagccagtcagccagtcagccagtcagtcagccagtctgtcagtcagtcagccagccagccagtcagccagtcagccagtcagccagtcagtcagccagtcagtcagccagtcagccagccagtcagccagtcagtcagtcagtcagccagccagccagtcagccagtcagccagtcagccagtcagtcagccagtcagccagtcagccagtcagtcagtcagccagccagtcagtcagccagccagccagccagccagccagccagccagtcagccagccagccagtcagccagtcagccagttagccagtcagccagccggtcagccagtcagccagtcagccagtcagccagtcagtcagccagccagccagtcagccagtcagtcagccagtcagccagtcagtcagccagccagccagtcagccagtcagccagccagccagccagtcagccagtcagccagccagtcagtcagccagtcagccagtcagtcagccagtcagccagtcagtcagccagtcagtcagtcagtcagtcagccagtcagtcagccagtcagtcagccagtctacACCATCCTCTAGGTCCATTAGAACAGAATGTGTCCAGTCAGTTAGCGATGAGGACACGGACTGGAAGGACGTTGGATTTGAAGAGGAAGTTGTAAATTAGGCTTAATGCTTTTCT
Coding sequences within it:
- the LOC127926477 gene encoding guanine nucleotide-binding protein G(I)/G(S)/G(O) subunit gamma-13-like, with the translated sequence MDEMDLPQMKKEVESLKYQLAFKREKSSKTVTDMVKWIEDGVPEDPFLNPELMKNNPWVEKGKCVLL
- the LOC127926476 gene encoding fap1 adhesin-like, which translates into the protein MNVQQLMSSPPASFSHVDASQITFHIHVDVELECIYAASHSHSHSLSHSLSHSLSHSLSHSQSLTHSLSQSVSQPASLSVSQSASQSASQSASQPASQSASQPASQSVSQPASQPVSQSASQSASLSVSQPASQSASQPVSQSVSQSVSQSASQSASQSVSQPASQSASQPVSQSVSQSASQPVSQSASQSVSQPASQPASQPVSQPASQPVSQLASQPAGQPVSQSASQPVSQPASQSASQSASQPVSQPASQSASQPASQPVSQSASQSVSQSASQSASQPVSQPVSQSVSQPVSQPVSQPVYTIL